Part of the Halobaculum halobium genome, CGGTCGCTGGCGGAGCTGACCGCCCACGCGGTGAGCGCGGGCGCCATCATCGGCATCATCTACGGCAACATGCCGGATCTCGGCCTCCTCCTCGGGCTGTCGATCATCTCGCACAAGGGGCCCGCCGGCTACGCCGCGGTCCGTCGGTTCTCCGGTCGCGGCGGCGACTGGGTTGCGATCCTCTTGCCTGCGTCTGGCGTCGGCGTCGCCGCGATCGGCTCGTCGCTGCTCGCGTTGCCCGCCTCGGAGGCGATCCGCGGGGTCGCCTTCGGCTTCGCGACGGGCGTGTTCCTCCACGTCGCGATGGACTTCCTGCCTGAGTGTGAGATCGGCAGCGAGGTCCACGAGTCGCTGAGCCACGAGGGCGACGCGCACACGCTCTTGGACCGCCTCCGCGTCCACGCGGTCGCGAGCACCGCGCTCGGCGGCTTGGCGGTGTTCGTCGGCTGGCTGGCGATCGTCTGAACGGCACGGAACTCCGAACCGGGGCGCCGGGTTACGACGTGACGCGCCGGATCTGCCAGGAGATGCCCGCCGCCGCGATCAGCAACACGGCGAGGTTGAACGCTCCGTGGAACAGCGAGCGGTACTCCGCGGTGACCCACTGGTTGATCGTCCGCGAGACGGCGCCGTAGAACTGGATACCCGCGACGAGCGCGAGCAGGACGAGCCCGATGAGCACGAGGTAGTTCACGTAGCGGACGATGTCGCGAGAGCGACGCCCGTCAGCGGCGCCGCCGGCCTGCTCGGCCGCGGCGCCGCTCGCCGTCGGCTGTCGCTCGCGTCCGCTCGATTCGGTCGTCATCCGGTCGCTGTCATCGACGTCGTCGGGTTCGTCGGTGTGCTCTGTATGCTCTGTCATCGTCGGTGTCGCCTCCGTGCAAACAGCGCGGCGCCGAGCAGTGCCACGACCGCGAGCGCCGGGCCGAACCCGGGCGTCGCCGTCGAGGTCTCCGTTCGGGCCGCCGCCTCGGTCGCTCTATCGTCGGCTCCGCCGTCGCCGCCGGTGAAGTCGCCGACCTCGAACTCCACGTCGCGGGTGGTCTCGTTGGCGGAGATGGTCTCGGTCGGGTCGAGGTTCGCCACCGAGCGGGCGGTGTCGACGAGGACGCCGTCGCGGTACACCGCGGCGTCGACGTAGTAGTTGTAGTCGCTCGGCACGGTCACCTCGGCCGTCGCGTCGGCGGTGCGGCCGGCCGCGATGTCGCCCACGGTCGTCGACTCGCGACCGGCGACGAGGTTGGACTCCGCCTGCCGGACGATGACCTCGACGCGCAGGTCGTCACTCGCCTCCGAACCGCCGTTCGTCAGCGACGCCGCGACCGACAGGGTGGTGCGGTTCGCAGCCTCATCGACTGAGGCGACCGACACCGACAGCGGCGGCACGGCCTCGCTCTCGGTGAATCGCACCTCCGTGCCAAGCGCCTCCAGCCCGGAGACCTGCGTCCGGTCGCGGTCGACGACCTGTCCCTCGCGGAAGACGACCGTCTCGATCACGTAGCCGCCCTCGCGGGGCACCTCGATCGTCGCGTTCACCGGGACGCTCCGGTCGCCGGTCAGTTCGTCCAACTCGACCGTCTGTTCAGTGGTCAACAGTCCGGACTCGGCGTCGTACGCCCGAAAGCGCACGGAGACGTTGTCCGTGGGATTGCCCGCGTGACCGATGCGGGTGTGCAGCGTCAGCGTCGCCGTCGCGCCGTCGACCTCTCCGGGGGCGATCGCCGGCGACTCGGCGATCCTGACGTGTCCCGGACGGACGGGGCCGTCCGCGGACGGGTCTGCGAGGACGCCGGGACCCACGGCGACCCCGAGGAGGGCGACGAGCAGGACGGCGACCGCGCCCGCGGTCAGCCGTCGTTCTCGTGTCATGCAACCGGCACTGCACAATCCCGTGGTAAACCCTTTGTGCTGCGTCTCGACGCTCCCGCGTCGGCAGGGCTCGACGCTGGTGGGTCCTCACCGCGTCGGAATCGAGGACACAGGTATGCCCACACACGGCGAATTCGGCGGTATGCTGTACGTACTCGCGACGAACTCGACCGGCCGGAGTGCGGCGATGTGCGACTACCTGAGGCCTCGGCTCGACGCCGACGACGTCCTCCACGCGCTCAACTCCCAGCGCGGCGGCGACCACACGACCAGTGCGGAACTGGACCGCGGACGCGACGCGCTCGCGGTCGTGAACGACCGACTCTCGACGGTCACGACCGTCGAGACACACCAGTTCGTGCGCGGCAACGACCCGGCGACCGACGTACTCCGGTTTGTGGACCGCCGCGAGGCCGACGAGTTGGTGTTCGCCATCCGGAAGCGGTCGGCGATCGGGACGGTGCTCTTCGGCAGCGTCGCACAGGACCTCCTGACGGACGCCGACGTGCCGATGCGAGTGGTCCCGGTCGCCGCCGCTGAGTGAGGAGTTCGCTGGCCGTCGCACAGCGAGCGCCCCGCCGGGTGGCGCGCTCGTCGATAGGGTTATGACCCGTGCGCTCGCCGCATCTCGCATGTTGTACGTCCTTGCGACGAACTCGGCTCGGACCAGCGAGGTGCTGTGTGAGTACCTCCGCGACCGACTCGCACCCGGCGACGAGGTCCACGCGATCAACTCGCACGTCGGCGGCGACCAGACGAGTTCCGAGGCGATCAGGGACGGGGAAGGCGCGCTCGACGCCGTGGCGGACGCGTTCGAAGACGTCGCCGACGCGACCGTGACGACACACCAGTTCGTGCGCGGGAACGACCCCGGGACGGACGTGCTCGCGTACGCCGAGGAGGTGAACGCCGACGAGCTCGTCATCGGCATCAGGAAGCGGTCCCCGACCGCGAAAGTGGTGTTCGGCAGCGTCGCACAGGACCTCCTCCTCGAATCGAACCGGCCGCTGCGCGTGGTCCCACGCGAGACCGTGTAGGGTCGATTTGTCGTCCGTGGCGTCGTTTCACACACCGCCGATCGATTGAAGCGCCGCCGCGGGGACGTCCGTGGTATGCCCGGTCCCGTGTTCCGTCGCGGCGAGGCGGTCGAGTTGCGGACGGTCGAAGAGGAGGACGCCGACTTCCTGGCCGGCCTGGTCAACGATCCGCGGGTCCGCGCGGGGACGGCGATGACGACGCCGATCAGCGAGGCGGACGAGCGGGAGTGGATCGAGTCGACCGCCGACGACGGCGGCGTTCACCTGCTCGCGTGTGTCGACGGCGACCCCGTCGGCATCGCCGGGTTGAACGCGCCCGACGAGGCGTTCGGCAGCGTGGAACTCGGCTACCAGTTCGCGCCCGACAGCTGGGGCAACGGCTACGCCACCGACGCCGCCCGCGAGCTGTGCGGGCACGCCTTCGAGACGCGCCGGCTCCACAAGGTGTACGCGAACGTCTACGAGACGAACCCCGCGTCGGCGCGGGTGCTGGAGAAGGTCGGCTTCACCGAGGAAGGCCGCCACCGCGAGGAGGCGTTCGTCGATGGCGAATACGTCGATATCAGACGGTTCGGACTGCTCGAAGACGAGCGGTCCAGCGACGCCGGCGGCCCTACACAGTCCACCTGATCTCGTACTCGAGTTCGTACCGCTGTTCCCCGGTCTCCGAGTCCGTGAGGCGTTCGAGCTCGACCTCGAACGCCGGATTCTCTGGAATGGTGACCTCCCGTTGCGTCTCGGGTCCCTCCAGGTGAACGGTTCCCGCTTCGATCGCTTCGGCCGCGGCCACGAGTCGCTCGGCGATCTCCGCTCTCGTTCGCGATCCCGCGGTCTTGAACAGTTGCTCCTCAGGCATACTCGTATGTCAGTCCGGATATGTATTAGCACCCCTGTCGGTTCCCACGGCGTGGGTTCGAGGGGTCGTTCCTCGCCGCCTACTCCAGCAGTTCCTCGGCGAGCATCGGCACGAACGTTCCAACGTCGGTGACCATCCCGACCGCCTGCGCGGAGCCGCGGTCGAGCAACTGCGTGACCGTCGCGGGGTTGATATCGACGCAGACGGTCCGCGTCGTCGACGAGAGGCAGTTGCCCACCGCCACCGAGTGCAACAGCGTAGAGAGCATGAGCACGAGGTCGGCCTCCCGCGCCTGCTCGCGGATGGCGTTTTGCGCCTCGACGGCGTCGGTGATCGTGTCCGGGAGCGGTCCGTCGTCGCGGATCGAGCCCGCGAGCACGAAGTCGCGGTCGTTAGTGACGCACTCGTACATGATGCCCTCGGTGATCAGCCCCTCCTCGACGGCGGCCTCGATGCCGCCCGCGCGGATCACCTCGCTGATCGTGTAAATATGGTGTTTGTGTCCCTTTCGCGGGTGTTCCATCGTCTCCACGTCCATCCCGAGGCTCGTTCCGTACATGGAGCGCTCCATGTCGTGGACGGCGAAGCCGTTGCCCGCGGAGATGGCGTCGACGTACCCCTCGCGCACGAGTCGCGCGAGGCCGGGACCGCCGCCCGAGTGGATGACCGCCGGGCCGGCGACACACAGCACGCGCCCGCCCTGGGCCTTCGTCTCGGCGATCGCTTCGGCGATGTCGCGAATGAGCGACCGCGAGGGGCGCTCGGCGGAGACGCCGCCCTGCATGAAGCCGAACGGTCCCGAGGAGTCCCGGGGCCGTTCGGGCGGCTTCACCCGGATACCGGCGTCGCCGGTGACGACGAGATCGCCCGCGTCGATGCCGTTAAGCACCTTTGTTTCGGCGGTCACATCGGCGCGGTCGGGGACGCCGACGGAGCCGTCGTCACTGCGCTCGACGCCCTCCACGACGACCGCGCAGTCCATCTCGATGTTGTCGACGCCGACCCACTCGCCGTCGACCCGCACGTCGGTCGGGTGGTTCGTCGTCGAGTAGAAGCCGTCGGGAACGACGTTGTCCGCGGGCGCGGGCGTCAGCGTCGCGTCCGTCGGCGAGGCGAGCGTCGCGCCCGACTGGTGCAACTCGTGAAGAATGGGGTGCAGCGTCGCCTCGTCGTCTGCGATGACGCGCATCCGGCAGTACGACTCGGCGGTCTTGGTCGTTCCGACCTCGAACTCCTCGATGTCGAACTCGCCGCCGAGGTCCATCACGACGGTGAACGCGCGCTCCATGAGGCCGGAGTCGATGATGTGGCCCTCCAGCTCGACCACGTCGCTGACGGTCATACCTTCCCTCTACCCTGCCGCGGTGAAAAGCTACCCGTGGGCGCGGTATCGGCCGCGACCAACGGTCGCCGGAGTCAACCGCCCGGTCGGCGGATCACCCGGTCACAACAGCAGACCCTTGAGTGCGTTCAGGACGAACCAGGTGACCTGAGCGACGACGTCCCCCTGCTCGCCTTTGAGAACGATGTCACCGTTCGTTGCCGCGGTTTCGAAGCGGGCCAGCGCCTGGTCGCCGCTGTCGGCGTCGGCGATGTGTGCGATCGTCGCGCGGTCGGTCTCCATCCGGAGAGTCGCGCCGTCGTGTGACGACTCGCGGAGGTCGAGGATCTCCCCGTCGCCGGTGATCCGGAACGAGTAGACGGCGGTTTCTCCGGCGTCGCTCACGTAGAGGTTG contains:
- a CDS encoding universal stress protein, which produces MPTHGEFGGMLYVLATNSTGRSAAMCDYLRPRLDADDVLHALNSQRGGDHTTSAELDRGRDALAVVNDRLSTVTTVETHQFVRGNDPATDVLRFVDRREADELVFAIRKRSAIGTVLFGSVAQDLLTDADVPMRVVPVAAAE
- a CDS encoding universal stress protein, which produces MLYVLATNSARTSEVLCEYLRDRLAPGDEVHAINSHVGGDQTSSEAIRDGEGALDAVADAFEDVADATVTTHQFVRGNDPGTDVLAYAEEVNADELVIGIRKRSPTAKVVFGSVAQDLLLESNRPLRVVPRETV
- a CDS encoding TIGR00300 family protein, which codes for MTVSDVVELEGHIIDSGLMERAFTVVMDLGGEFDIEEFEVGTTKTAESYCRMRVIADDEATLHPILHELHQSGATLASPTDATLTPAPADNVVPDGFYSTTNHPTDVRVDGEWVGVDNIEMDCAVVVEGVERSDDGSVGVPDRADVTAETKVLNGIDAGDLVVTGDAGIRVKPPERPRDSSGPFGFMQGGVSAERPSRSLIRDIAEAIAETKAQGGRVLCVAGPAVIHSGGGPGLARLVREGYVDAISAGNGFAVHDMERSMYGTSLGMDVETMEHPRKGHKHHIYTISEVIRAGGIEAAVEEGLITEGIMYECVTNDRDFVLAGSIRDDGPLPDTITDAVEAQNAIREQAREADLVLMLSTLLHSVAVGNCLSSTTRTVCVDINPATVTQLLDRGSAQAVGMVTDVGTFVPMLAEELLE
- a CDS encoding ZIP family metal transporter, giving the protein MIEETAGDVGGRRVTRTRLIAAASTGALAAATAYALATGRTKLFSIAWIAFAAMALAGWVGARTADTHAGTLVWGYGLAAGAMITSAAVFLLPQAIGQHAAYGGFGVALGLLVGYGAHTLGHRLSHMDLPLDRSLAELTAHAVSAGAIIGIIYGNMPDLGLLLGLSIISHKGPAGYAAVRRFSGRGGDWVAILLPASGVGVAAIGSSLLALPASEAIRGVAFGFATGVFLHVAMDFLPECEIGSEVHESLSHEGDAHTLLDRLRVHAVASTALGGLAVFVGWLAIV
- a CDS encoding GNAT family N-acetyltransferase, whose translation is MPGPVFRRGEAVELRTVEEEDADFLAGLVNDPRVRAGTAMTTPISEADEREWIESTADDGGVHLLACVDGDPVGIAGLNAPDEAFGSVELGYQFAPDSWGNGYATDAARELCGHAFETRRLHKVYANVYETNPASARVLEKVGFTEEGRHREEAFVDGEYVDIRRFGLLEDERSSDAGGPTQST
- a CDS encoding DUF7490 domain-containing protein — protein: MTRERRLTAGAVAVLLVALLGVAVGPGVLADPSADGPVRPGHVRIAESPAIAPGEVDGATATLTLHTRIGHAGNPTDNVSVRFRAYDAESGLLTTEQTVELDELTGDRSVPVNATIEVPREGGYVIETVVFREGQVVDRDRTQVSGLEALGTEVRFTESEAVPPLSVSVASVDEAANRTTLSVAASLTNGGSEASDDLRVEVIVRQAESNLVAGRESTTVGDIAAGRTADATAEVTVPSDYNYYVDAAVYRDGVLVDTARSVANLDPTETISANETTRDVEFEVGDFTGGDGGADDRATEAAARTETSTATPGFGPALAVVALLGAALFARRRHRR
- a CDS encoding amphi-Trp domain-containing protein; translation: MPEEQLFKTAGSRTRAEIAERLVAAAEAIEAGTVHLEGPETQREVTIPENPAFEVELERLTDSETGEQRYELEYEIRWTV